In Pajaroellobacter abortibovis, the following are encoded in one genomic region:
- the fumC gene encoding class II fumarate hydratase, giving the protein MKTRTESDSMGTIEVPEGRYWGAQTQRSLQNFRIGDHRFPPIVIRAFGIVKKAAALANASLGKLDSKKCDLIVRACQEVIEGKLNDHFPLVVWQTGSGTQSNMNANEVIANRAIELAGGQLGSRKPIHPNDDVNRSQSSNDCFPTVMHVAAALEISERLLPAVRELRQAFEEKSKVSLSLIKVGRTHMMDATPLTLGQEFSGYAAQLKFAEDRLNESLNPLYHLALGGSAVGTGLNVPIGYAEEVARQISALTKAPFCTAENKFASLAGHDAIVSASAATRSLATVCFKIANDIRLLASGPRCGLGELILPSNEPGSSIMPGKVNPTQAEALTMVAVHVIGNDTAIAFAGASGHLELNVYKPVLIHNLLESISLLADACQSFTTKCVQGIKVNQEILSRNLANSLMLVTVFNPIIGYDNAAKIAKMAYEKNITLKQAALQLKLLTEEQFDAHFKPEEMIGPST; this is encoded by the coding sequence ATGAAAACACGCACTGAATCCGACAGCATGGGCACCATTGAAGTACCGGAAGGCCGTTATTGGGGAGCTCAAACCCAACGCTCTCTACAGAATTTCCGGATTGGAGATCATCGTTTCCCTCCCATAGTCATTCGGGCCTTTGGAATTGTGAAAAAGGCGGCTGCGCTAGCGAATGCCTCTCTCGGCAAACTCGATTCCAAAAAGTGCGATCTGATTGTGCGAGCCTGCCAAGAAGTAATCGAAGGGAAATTAAACGATCACTTTCCCCTTGTTGTTTGGCAGACAGGAAGCGGCACGCAGTCTAATATGAATGCGAATGAAGTGATCGCAAATCGCGCGATCGAATTGGCAGGTGGACAGTTAGGGTCAAGAAAGCCTATCCACCCGAATGATGATGTCAATCGCTCTCAGTCTTCCAATGATTGTTTTCCGACGGTGATGCATGTGGCAGCCGCACTGGAAATCAGCGAGCGGCTCCTGCCTGCTGTGCGTGAGTTGCGTCAAGCTTTCGAAGAGAAATCAAAGGTTTCCCTTTCTCTCATCAAAGTGGGGCGCACCCACATGATGGATGCGACGCCTCTGACTCTAGGACAAGAGTTTTCTGGCTACGCAGCGCAACTGAAATTCGCAGAGGATCGGTTGAACGAATCCTTAAATCCTCTCTACCATCTTGCGCTAGGAGGCAGCGCAGTAGGAACAGGTCTAAACGTCCCGATTGGATATGCTGAAGAAGTAGCAAGGCAGATCAGCGCTCTGACCAAAGCTCCTTTCTGCACAGCAGAAAACAAATTTGCTTCTCTAGCTGGCCACGATGCAATTGTGAGTGCAAGCGCCGCTACACGCAGTTTGGCTACGGTTTGTTTCAAAATAGCCAACGATATTCGCCTTCTTGCAAGCGGCCCTCGCTGCGGGCTCGGAGAGCTAATCCTCCCTTCGAACGAGCCTGGAAGCTCAATTATGCCTGGCAAAGTCAATCCCACTCAGGCTGAAGCGCTTACGATGGTTGCTGTACACGTCATAGGGAATGACACAGCAATCGCTTTTGCTGGAGCAAGCGGTCACCTCGAGTTGAATGTCTATAAGCCTGTTCTTATTCACAATCTTTTGGAGTCGATCAGCCTGCTAGCAGATGCTTGTCAAAGCTTCACAACCAAATGCGTTCAGGGGATCAAAGTCAATCAAGAGATTTTATCCCGCAATCTCGCCAACTCCTTGATGTTGGTCACAGTCTTCAACCCCATCATTGGGTATGACAATGCTGCAAAAATAGCTAAAATGGCTTATGAAAAGAATATCACCTTAAAACAAGCAGCCCTGCAGTTGAAGCTTCTGACAGAAGAGCAATTCGATGCTCATTTTAAGCCAGAAGAGATGATTGGTCCATCCACATAA